One Bombus pyrosoma isolate SC7728 linkage group LG11, ASM1482585v1, whole genome shotgun sequence DNA segment encodes these proteins:
- the LOC122573096 gene encoding GTP:AMP phosphotransferase AK3, mitochondrial yields MVTLSTWCSKATAFRAVILGAPASGKGTMSTRIVKHFKMTHISSGDKLRLHMNNNTELGKAVSSYVLSGKFVPDDVMISMINKEIDSVGDQNWLLDGFPRTLTQAEKLQKIHPVNLVLYLDVPIKVILDRVKNRWIHLPSGRVYNIGFNSPKVPGKDDVTGEPLSKRDDDKIEIVQERLKRYSDATEPILKFYGNLGLLSTFRGNTTDELWPLVKQSLTKYLS; encoded by the exons ATGGTAACGCTATCCACGTGGTGTTCCAAGGCTACGGCCTTCAGGGCCGTAATATTAGGTGCCCCTGCTTCTGGTAAAGGAACTATGTCAACTCGAATTGTCAAACATTTTAAGATGACTCACATATCGAGCGGTGATAAATTACGACTTCATATGAATAATAACACCG aattggGCAAAGCAGTTTCGAGTTACGTGCTATCCGGTAAATTCGTTCCCGATGATGTAATGATATCAATGATAAACAAAGAAATCGATTCGGTCGGTGATCAGAATTGGTTGCTAGACG GATTTCCAAGAACCCTAACGCAAGCGGAGAAACTGCAAAAAATACATCCAGTGAATCTAGTCCTCTACCTTGATGTTCCCATCAAGGTGATATTAGACCGCGTGAAAAACAGGTGGATTCATTTGCCCAGTGGAAGAGTATATAACATCGGGTTCAACAGTCCTAAAGTACCG GGTAAAGATGACGTGACCGGTGAACCCTTAAGTAAAAGGGACGATGATAAGATTGAAATTGTACAAGAAAGGCTGAAGAGATATTCAGATGCAACTGAGcctattttaaaattttatggtAATTTAGGACTATTGAGTACTTTCCGAGGTAACACTACTGATGAGTTATGGCCACTTGTAAAACAATCCCTTACAAAATACTTATCATAG